The DNA sequence TTCTACTTACTACCCACCATTACCACCAGCAACCACCATTTCCAGCCACCACCACCGGTGACCACCACTACCTCCGGCAATCACCATAAAATCACCACCGACAAATATAAAATCACCATCGTCAAATCAAATATTACCACCGGAATACAAAAAATCACCACCAGAAAATGAAAAATCACCGACAGAAAAGGAAAATCACCACATACAGCCAGGATTTTTGTCCACCAGATCCGCCCACCTGCTCTATTTATCAACTCCGAAGAACATCATCAAAACAAAAAATCACCAGAAAAATCATCACCGGAAAACGAAAATTACCGCATGCAACAAATTTAATCACTGTTCACCACTCTAACCAACACGAATCATAATCACCACCAACTAAATCATGAAAATCGAAACAAAATTTCCAGATCTTCAATTTAAATAATTTCAGCCTCCTACTCCTCAACATAACCACCTCCACGTCTTCATCCTTTTCGATATAAAGTCAACAAAATCAACATATCTGGATATAAACAACTTCGGTAAAACGAAAAATCACTAATTTATCTCCGTATAGAGCTGGAGCAGAGCTTTAATGGTGTTATCGAGCATATTAGAGTTAGAGGAGATGCGTCGTCGGTATTTGAGGTGTCGCGACGGTTATGGATGACAGTGGAGGTGAAAGGGATGGTAGAGGAAGGGATGAAGATGAGAAGGGGGATGGACGGCGACTTTGGGGCAGTTGAAAGTTTTGTATGTATAGGTTATCTGTATGTCGGATGGGAGGAGGGAATAAGTCGGGGGGAGAGAGTATAGGGATGGGGTGGGTTCAatgaaattaaaatttaaaaaataagtTACGTGGCTGTGATTTAATTTGGGAATGAAAATGTGTGGCTGAGATTAGATCTCAGTTCTCACCAATAATGTGGGTTCTCATTTGAGCAactccatatatatatatatatatatatattagtaacaTTGAGTAATGCAACAAAGGAAATTATCTAAAAGAAAACGAATATAAAGTTCATGTTTCTTCCCAAGTGCCAATtctaatataaaaatatattaaagcCTTGAAATCGTTGAAACAGAATAATAAGAAACTCCGTTCATAAGTTACTTTTTATTTTTGGATTAGTGATGTTCAGGAAAGGGTTTGTCGTCCGCAGTATCTTTCTTTGCGAAAGTTGCTTTTATCAGTTTTTGTAAAGATTGCTTTACATCAACTTGGTTTGGGAATAAAATGGGATTCCATGAACTATAAAAACCTGTGAGACGAAATGAAGAGATAATTCTTGTGTTCGCACTTCTGTTCTTAAGTTATTGAAACAAGCAGAGAATTTGCTACCAAATGTCCTTACTTCTACCAAATACCTAATGATAACAATTTCTTATCTTTTGGTTGTTTTTATAGGCAGTGTGAATATGTGGTTGAACATCCAGACTTGAGAAAAGTATTTCCTTTGAATCAACCACATGTATTTGAAAGGACGCCAAATGGAGGTTGGAGAATGCTGCAAAAATGATATGTTCTATATATTGTAACCATCTCCACACTTCCTTCCATGATATGCAAATTTATGCATTGAATACATTGTTGCTTGGTTGGTAGCACCACTGATTCTCTGCTTTATCAGATTTTATATCTAGTTCAGAAATGACAGTTTTAAGCTCATATGTGATATTTATCACCTCTTTCCTTAAGTGTACCACGGCCTATGAATGCTATACATGCCTTCGGGTAAATTTACAAAACATGTACCCTAATTAAATTGTTTCCTCAATATTGTAGAACTATTTTGGTAGTTTATAGCTTTCAAGCACTAGTGATTTTTCGTCCCCTTGTTCAATCTAGTCAAACATCCATTAGTTTGTCATGAGATGGAATACATTTGTATATATCAtttgtatatataaatatatgtacaGGATTAGCTTAGTGGAGTACTATGCGTCTATGGAGTCTAGTTAGAGTGTTTTCTGTTCTACGATATGTTCTGCAACTTGTACGGAATAATTGGGTGAAGCAGAATATGTTGTGCAGAATATATTTTACTCCAGTTGGTTTTTCAATTAAGAACTTGAGAGTACGTTACTAAAATTTTGACAACGAATACAATTTCACCTATACATTCAGACAGATTATTTATTTGCTTTGGTAAACTCATTCAGGGGTAATTATTTACATAATATAGAAATTCTTTGTTCACAGTGGCActtccaaaaaaattatttactgTACACCGATAAAATAAAAATGGCCAACCAGATTTTTTTTTTCCGAAGAGGCATGTATAATTGGATGGAGGTAGTATTAAATATGTAAACCAGATTTTAATAATGCCGACCAAAAGCAGAAGCTCTCAATTACTGCAGAATCTAGAAAATTTGTGACATTAGATTATCCACATCTGAATGTATTTTAAACTTCTGGCTGGCAGTTCCACAAACACAATTTCTTCTGTCAAAAGAATCGCGTGGCACTTATTAAGTTGTCCAAAATGAAAAACTTCCGGCGGGCACTATAACGAACACAATTTTTCTTCCAGTCAAAAAAGTTGCATCCTATTAAAAACGCATTATCATAATACTGGGCAACTAGTGCATGTGTGCTCATATTGCAGTCTTCCGCAGCTCCCCTGCTCCATGGGCGAAGTGACACCTATCACCGAAAGTACACGACCCCTTGGTAAAATTTTCGCACACCTTTGTCTTGAAGTTGCTAGCTGGAGGAGCTTGTCCAGGCATAGCCGTAGGGTTTCTTGCCGGACCTCTTGCGGTTGCACCAATTCTCATGATAAGTTCACGTACCATACCACTGGCATCTTTGATCTGTTCAAAATTTCCTTCAAGCTCCACATTCTTTTGATTAGGGTCTGTATCATGGTCTCTTATGGCAAACTTGACCCCCGTCATGCGACATATCTGCTTTGAGTTCACACCACCCTTCCCAATAACAGCTCCAGCTAGTGATGCATCAATGCTTATCTTGGCAGTTGCTGATGCACCAAAGTTAGCAGCGGCAGCTAGCCCAGGTGGTGACGGTTCAATCCGTCCACCATAGCTTCCCATAGGCGGTCGCATAGCTCTAGGATCTTCGTAACCTGGGAAACCAGGCCTACCTAGCTCCATCTCACTATGGGCGAAACGGCATTTATCACCGAACTTGCATCCTTCTGGGGTGTTAATTTGGTTGCATAGCTTAGTTTTGATAGCTGAAGCAGGACCATCTGCATATGCTGGTGGAGCAGGCTTTCTTGCTCCTGGTCCCATGTTTCCCATCTGTCCTAACGCGCTGAAGCCACCAGGAACATAGTGCAGGAAATGACACCCCTCTCCAAATTGGCATCCAGAAGTGCTGCATAACATGAACACGAATGACAAGGTGTATAAGCACAAAATGTACTTCAATGCATCAATAAGAACATAAATCATGAGACGTGCAAGTTATCAAGCTTTAACTCAACACAGATTAgatagaaaagaaaaaaaaatgtcaGGTACCAGGCAGGTAGGTGATTTACTGCAGCTTCTCACATAGAGAGGAAACAAAGTTGGACATTACCAAGCATTATCCAACACAAGATACATTAACAACAAAAATTTACCAGGAACCAGGCAGGTAAGAGGTTTACTATAGTTTCAAACAGAATAAGGAAACTAAGACGTGCATATTATCAGCGACTAATTCATCACAGATTAGACTAACACGAAAAACATTGTCAGGTGTCAGGATGGTTAACAGCATGGAAACTGTCATGTGAAAAAGGTCTACTACTATTCAAAGAAGTCTGATCAGATGTGGCATGAAATTATTCACCAGTTAATAGTCGTTACTGTTTCAATGATACACTTGCTCCCACAAACCAGTGACTGAGCAAACAGGCAAATATTTATAACCTCAAAGTGAAAATCGGTTAGAAATCTACATTTAACATGATGCAACAGAAAATTATAGGTTTGAGCAGATATTAAATGTGTTACAGGATTCGCATCTCACTAATAAATGTTAACATGTATTCCTCAACTGGAATCTAAATCGTTTACAAGTATTATGTGTATGCCTGTGAGTTTATTGCATATTAATAGAAGGCTAGAATATACATGATTCTGCCATGGTATCCTGGCAGCGTAGTGTTAATGAGGTAGCCTCGTAATGCATGTACATTAATTAAAACTGACCTCATACAACTTTCAGAAAACAATTCTTGATATTTCTATTACAATATCAACATTAATATAATACAGCAACTTATTTTCAACTGATAGTAGTATCTCAAGTGAACATTTATTTCAATAGAAACAAATAAACATTATATTAGTAACAACTGCATAGAAGTAAAAGTAAAACAAGTGGCTTAACAAAAAAACAGAGGGCACATCGCATAGAGGTCCCTCTTATCAATTCATATGTCTAACAGACCAAGAGTAGAGTAATTCGGTAACTGTCATAAGGAAATAGGATAATTAAATCCAAACATGAAGGTTGCAAATTATGTATCAACATGTGAGAAAAATAGAGCAGAAGATAGCTTGGCAGGTGATGCAGATGGTAAAAAACACTCATAAAGCATaagaaaaggagagaaaagacATGTGGCAGCAGGAAACAAATGAGGGCATCGTCCAACCCTATCACCTATAGTTACTGCTCGTAAAACTGTAATGCGGGGTTCATAGCATTCAACTAACAAACACTTACCATTTTTGTTGTGAGTAATAGGGCACAACTACAAGAATTTATTAGCAATTACGAATGTCAGGAATATATATTCTTATCATCCAAATCCAAGCTTTGAGTTGTAACGGCAATCAATTGCTTATACTTAAGATGAAAACTTAACCATTTAAATA is a window from the Apium graveolens cultivar Ventura chromosome 1, ASM990537v1, whole genome shotgun sequence genome containing:
- the LOC141662477 gene encoding zinc finger CCCH domain-containing protein 14-like: MEFGRKRGRQDAVWNGAPKRSRDEMDSFGTGVGSKSKPCMKFFSTSGCQFGEGCHFLHYVPGGFSALGQMGNMGPGARKPAPPAYADGPASAIKTKLCNQINTPEGCKFGDKCRFAHSEMELGRPGFPGYEDPRAMRPPMGSYGGRIEPSPPGLAAAANFGASATAKISIDASLAGAVIGKGGVNSKQICRMTGVKFAIRDHDTDPNQKNVELEGNFEQIKDASGMVRELIMRIGATARGPARNPTAMPGQAPPASNFKTKVCENFTKGSCTFGDRCHFAHGAGELRKTAI